One Thermodesulfobacteriota bacterium DNA window includes the following coding sequences:
- a CDS encoding DUF169 domain-containing protein, with protein sequence MKEIFGILEKFQFELEPCAIKYVNIKPKGIRRLQNVMDFCEMLREAQSGSIFYADAENFSCIGPFILGMKEKDPVFTKGFVGPRLGIFKEERANRRIYQYLPMMPKDSVSYVLFSPLFSSPFEPDLIVFLLTVDQAEIMLRAKSFETGEMWVAKGTPVATCAWLFIYPYLSGDINFTVTGFGFGMKARKLFPEGRILFSIPWDKIRQIVESLREMEWIPESFVIGPEKHKNKVRRIIKAVQEELERGKTHEEESPSYECKG encoded by the coding sequence ATGAAGGAAATCTTTGGCATTTTAGAAAAATTTCAGTTTGAACTTGAGCCTTGCGCAATCAAGTACGTGAATATAAAGCCCAAAGGAATTAGGCGCCTCCAAAACGTTATGGACTTTTGTGAAATGCTAAGGGAGGCTCAGAGTGGAAGCATTTTTTATGCTGATGCGGAGAATTTTTCTTGCATTGGGCCTTTCATCTTAGGTATGAAAGAAAAGGATCCCGTTTTTACCAAAGGATTTGTGGGGCCAAGACTGGGTATATTCAAAGAAGAAAGAGCCAACAGAAGGATATACCAATACTTACCTATGATGCCGAAAGACTCCGTTTCATATGTTCTTTTTTCGCCCCTTTTTAGTTCTCCGTTCGAACCCGATCTAATTGTCTTCCTTTTGACCGTGGATCAGGCAGAGATAATGTTACGGGCTAAATCCTTTGAGACCGGAGAGATGTGGGTGGCTAAGGGTACTCCTGTTGCAACGTGCGCCTGGCTTTTTATATATCCCTATCTCTCTGGCGATATTAATTTCACTGTAACCGGTTTTGGCTTTGGAATGAAGGCAAGAAAGCTCTTTCCCGAAGGGAGAATCCTTTTTTCTATCCCCTGGGACAAAATCCGGCAGATAGTTGAAAGTCTCCGCGAAATGGAATGGATCCCGGAGTCATTTGTCATAGGGCCAGAAAAGCATAAAAATAAAGTGAGACGAATAATAAAGGCAGTCCAGGAGGAACTAGAAAGGGGAAAGACCCATGAAGAGGAAAGCCCAAGTTATGAATGTAAGGGATAA
- a CDS encoding UxaA family hydrolase: MNVRDNIAVALVSLKAKEKIVIQRGNTEEEIVLLENIPRGHKFAIEDIEKGKEVFKYGEVIGIAAQDIKKGELVHDHNLKGVK; the protein is encoded by the coding sequence ATGAATGTAAGGGATAATATTGCCGTAGCTTTGGTGAGTCTTAAAGCAAAAGAGAAAATAGTTATTCAGAGGGGAAATACAGAGGAAGAAATTGTGCTTCTCGAAAACATCCCAAGGGGACACAAGTTTGCAATCGAAGATATAGAGAAGGGAAAAGAAGTGTTTAAGTACGGTGAAGTTATAGGAATTGCAGCACAAGACATAAAAAAGGGAGAATTAGTTCACGATCACAATCTCAAGGGAGTAAAGTAG